Part of the Triticum urartu cultivar G1812 chromosome 2, Tu2.1, whole genome shotgun sequence genome, TCATCGGGAAGCTAATGTTACCCTCTTAATCGTGTGCCTCGGGCAAAAGCCTCAGATCCATCTCTGGATCAGACGACGACGACGCCTCGATGTTGTCCCCCCCCCCTTGGGGGCGTTGTTTTGGGGGGCCACGGATCTGCGGTTGGCAGCTTGATGTCTGGATTGGAGTGGTTGTTGGGTTGTTGGTGTGCAGGGTGGTGGCGGTGGAAGTGATCTGTGGCGATGACCAATCCCTTGGTCACCTCGGTGCTGATGGTTGACCTATCACTTGGGGGCTCGTGGCGACGATGAGGTCTCGGTGTTCGGTGCCCTTCGACGACGTCTGAGGCTTTGTTGTCTGGCATAGTGCTTTGGTTCTCTCTATTTTTGATGGTGGCCGTGGTGTGGCCTAGAGGAGGTGCAGGGTCTGTCTTGGTGGAACATTGCCCTTCGGCACGGTCTGTGGCTCTCTTTGCCGCGACGTGGCTAGGCAGTGGGATGCCCTTCGACGGTGGTTGCGACTTCCTAGCTCTTCAAGGTGCAGAGTGATCCCAGGGCAGCCGGCAACTTCTCCTCTACGTCTTCTTGGTGACGGATCTCCTTTCGATTGATTCAACAAAGCTTGCTTCCGCTTTTCTCGGTCCAACTAGTGGTGTTGGGTGCTAACTTCTTGGTGTTGGCTGCTTGTCGTAGCTTTTTTCTGGTTCATCTTCTATTCTTTCGTGTGCCTTCTTCTGTGTGTTGGTTGCTATGTGTTGTACCTGATGTCTTGTATCTTACTTTTATATATAATGAAAATGGTTTAGGCCGACGTAAACCTGCCGTAGCACCGTCAAAAAAATATTTACTTCACTAAGTTTTGGCCGGACCTAGTCAATCTCCTAAATACAACGGAGTAAAACTTACTTTTGGTTGATGCATTTTGTCGAACACTTGTCATGCACATATGCACATAGAGTGAGTGATTGACTAGCCATCGATGATTTGGTACTTAGCACCTGGACTGAACAATCCTCGGAGAGCATGATCATAAGCACAACCCCTAGTGATGCCGTCCATGTACGCGCAGATGGTGAGTGCGGCCAACGTGAGCTACGAGTTGTCCCGCTACGGACCGGTGGTCGTGCACCTGGTCGTTTGCGCGTTTGTGCGCCGCGTGTTCCATGCTGTCAGCAAGGACCACTGCCCCGGGTTACGGAGGTACATCGAGCGGCTGTACCGGGGCCTCCTGGCAATCCCCCGCTCCCACTATGGAGGTACATCGAGCAGGGACGGTAGGTCGGTGGCGTGCAAGAGGTCGTAGCATCGGGAGGGCGAGCATCGGCGTGGAGGAGAGCTCGAGCACCAACGCATGCATGTCCGGTGTTGGGAAGGAGCTCGTCGGGTCGGGGTGGGGTGATGCTGCTGCTGTGTCTGCCGTCCCTGCTGCTTGTGTGGACGGGACCACATGTTCCACTTCCACCACGGCAATCTCAGCCTCCCTCAACGCTCCCGATCTGGACGGCTCTTGTGGCGGCACACCGGCGGGGAAGACTGCTGGGAGGCCATTTGGCAGGACGTAGAGACTGAGGTAGAGTGGGACAGAGCAGCGGAGATGAGGGGAGACGACCAACCGTGGTTCAGGGGGTGGCACGGTTGGTCGCGAGCGCTGGCGGTAGTGGACGGTGGCAGGCGAGGGGTTCGGGAAGGGGGCCGGCGgcaggcggggggggggggaggacgAGGGGCAAAGGCGGGCATGGGCGATGGAGCATCAGAAATTTTACTGCAACCCCTTTCCATGGAGTATATTTAGGAAAATATGAGGCACCGGAGTATAATTTTTACTTCCTTACGGTGGATTAGGGATCGACGTTGGGGAAGTAAAACTATTCTTTTACTCCTCTAACGCTGGATATCGGATCGGTTAGAAATgcccttagagcatctccagccgttgagCCCCCAGGAGGCATTTTTTTTGGCCACTTGGGGGGCTGCTGGCGGAAATTTTGGCCTGGGGGTGAAAAAGTTTCCAACCATGTACACCCCCAAGCCGTGCCCAGGCCGCGCCCGCCCCAGGCCATGGCCGGCCCGGACTCGTCGTCGAGCTCGAGCAGAGCAGCATGAGCCCCGAGCTCCACCGGCGCCGTCCTCGACCGGGGCTTCCGCCGCCTGCTGGTGCAGCGCACCACTGCCACCTCCGGCTACGACCCGTCCCTGCTCTGCGGTGTATTCTACAAGGTCGAGGACAGGGGCGCCGACCGCCCCGCACGCGTCGTCCAGCCCGTGCCCCCCAACGGGCCCTCCGTGCTTCGCTTCAACGAGAGCCTcgcctagtgacaagcattaagtatagcaaagtcatagcaacatcaatctcagaacatagtggatgctagggatcaaaccctaacaaaactaagtcgattacatgatagatcccatccaacccatcaccgtccagcaagcctacgatggaattactcacgcacggcggtgagcatcatgaaattggtgatgaaggatggttgatgatgacaatggtgacggattcccctctccgaagccccgaacggactccagatcaacccccccgagaggttttagggcttggcggcggctccgtatcataaaacgcgatgatttcttctctctgatttttctctctccaaaaccaaatatatagagttggagttgaggttagaggagctccagggggcccacgaggtacggggggcgcgcccccaccctcgtggacaggtggtggaccccctggccttcatcttttgcaaggattttttatattttccgaaaagatattccgtgaagtttcaggtcattccgagaacttttgtttctacacataaataacaccatggtaattctgctgaaaacagcgtcagtccaggttagttccattcaaatcatgcaagttagagtcgggcaaaagtgtttggaaaagtatatacgtcggagacgtatcaccgaCCGCCCCGCACGCGTCATCCAACCCGTGCCCCCGGACGGGCCCTCCGTGCTTTGCTTCAACGAGAGCCTCGCCTTCGAGTCCGTCGCCTCCCGCGACGGCCTCGTCGTGCTCCGCCGGCGCCCCCGCCCGCTCTTTGGGCAGTCCATCAAGGAGGGGCGAGTCCAGGGTAGCCGGTCTTCAACGTGCCGGGGGGATGCAGGGCGTGGCGGAGCAAGGTGGTGGTGGCGACGCAGCAGTAGAACGAGGCAGGAGGGGAGCGCCAGTGGTAGCGGGCGGAGGGGCGGCTCAGTCAGAGGGCGCGAGGAGCGGCGGGGTGGGGCTGACGCGCGACAGGCGGGCCGATCGGCAGTGGCGTGAGGCGCGGGCGGCAGATGGGCGCGGGGTTCGGGGAGGGGGCCGGCGGCGGGCGAGGGTGGGGGAGGACGAGGGGCAGAGGCGGGCGTGGGCGATGGAGCATCAGAAATTTTACTGGAGCCCTTTTCATGAAGTATATTTAGGAAAATATGAGGCGCCGGAGTATATTTTTTACTCCCTTACGGCGGATTAGGGATCAGCATTGGAGAAGTAAAactatttttttactcctctaaCGCTGGATATCGGATTGGTTAGAAATgcccttagagcatctccagccgttgagCCCCCCAGGAGGCATTTTTTCGCCGCTTGGGGGGCTGCCGGCGGAAATTTTGGCCTGGTGGTGGAAAAGTTTCCAGCCGTGTCCACCCCCAAGCCGTGCCCAGGCCACGACCAGCCCGGCCTCGCCGTCGAGCTCGAGCAGAGCAGCATGAGCCCCGAGCTCCACCAACGCTGTCCTCGACCGGGGCTTCCGCCGCCTGCTGGTGCAGCGCACCACTGCCACCTCCAGCTACGGCCCGTCCCTACTCCGCAGCATCTCCTACAAGGTCGAGGACAGCGACGCCGACCGCCCCGCACGCGTCGTTCAGCCCGTGCCCCCCTCCCGACGGGCCCTCTGTGCTTCGCTTCAACGAGAGCCTCGCCTTCGAGCTCGTCGCCTCCCGCGACAACCTCGTCGTGCTCCGCTGGCGCCCCCGCCCGCTCTTCGGGTAGTCCATCAAGGAGGGGCAAGTCCAGGGTAGCCGGTCTTCAGCGTGCCAGGAGGAAGGGATGCATGGTGTGGCGGAGCaaggtggcggtggcggcgcaaCAGCAGAACGAGACAGGAGGGGAGCGCTAGTGGTAGCGGGCGGAGGGGTGGCTCAGTCAGAGGGCACGAGGAGCGGCATTGTGGGGCTCACGCGCAGTAGGCGGGCCGAGTGGCAGTGGCGCGCGGGGTTCGGGCATGCTCAGGTCGCGGACGGGGCGTAGCGAGCgacggcggggcggggcggcgagcTCGGTGGGTCGGGGCGGAGGAGGCGGGGCTGGGCGAGCTCGGCCAGAGACGAGGAGCAGGAGATGCGGGGAGGGAAAGATTCGAGAGACTAACTGGTGGGATTTTGCCATGCAAAAATTAACGCCGGTGATCTCAAGTGCTCCCCGATGGGCTGGGTTTCGCCTGAGGTCGCCGGGGCTATTTTTTTCCAAATCCAGTGTAAAACAACATCTTGAGGGTGTGGCtggagtttttttttttttttttgcgtcGATGCTAAAAAAGGTGCTTAGGAGACGTTTTGGGGGGCTTAGTGGAAATGCTCTTATACACTTGCTGCTGGAGTTGTTCTTACAAAGAAAACCCTGAGGTTGTGCCCTCAGCTGGTGTCCATAGACGTGAACCATGTGTAGGCTGTTCCCGTTTTGTCGCATTGCCGGGTGATGGTGAAAGAAAACTATTGGAATGCTAATGAAGATTGCAAATACATTCAGGAATTCAGCCATGATAGAAACGAGTCCAACAATGTGAAACATGCTATCATACTGATCtggcaatttcaaaaaaaaaattcaaaaaaaaaatcatacTGATCTGGCGTGGAAACCGGTGTTTTTTCTTCATCCACATGATACATTTGCGGCGTCACGTCAAGCTTGCCAAGCACGGCCCTTTTCCTTGAAAAAAAAAACAAGCCTGGTGCATGCCACCGATAATGGCACCGCTGCCACGTACGTGTGTGAAAATCACCTCCGAAACTAACAAACCCTCCACATTTCCAACTAGACGGCCGCGCGCACGCGCATGCGGCGTCTCTCGCTCACTCATCACGTAGCATAGTCAACAACGAGCGACGTCGGCCAATGGATGGGATCTGTTTCGTCAAGGCGGGCCACATGGTGGTGGTGGGCGAGAATTCCGTGCCACCGCCCCGGCCGCCCGGCGCTCGCGCCCTGTCCGCGCGGCGCCACGCTGGAAATCAGCGAACCGCCGGCCGTGCGCGCGGGACGCCTCGGACGGTTGCGTGCGGCCAGCGACGATGGCCCCGTACGCGCGGCCGGCCACTGTTGGCGTTTCCTTCCTTCAATTTACTAGTCTCCCGCCCGGGCCCGGCTGTTGGGCGCACGATGCATTGAAGCTGCTGCTGCGCACGATGCATTGAAGCTTCACTGCCGTCCGTCGTGTGGCAGTGAAGCTGCTGCCGTCGTGCTGCGCTGCACGCGCACTCTGCGATTGTGGTCGAGCGTTCTTGCCTTGCAACAGCGCTTTGTCGCCCGGTCTTCGATGGAAAGGAGGACCAGATCAATAATCAACGTTGCTGTTCTCCTACAGGCGCCGTTGCTTTCTGTATCCGGACGGTAAGGTTCCGAATCCGAAGGATGCTGCCACTACAATTTCTCCGCAGGCTGCAGCTGCCACCTGTAGGAGATCTTTTATAGGATTTGAATGTGGCAGTCGGTTGCCTTTTAGCTGCATGCATCTGTAGACGTCGCCCGGATCGTCTTGGTCCAAATGACATCTACAAGACCGACGGAGGTAAAACCGAGACAACTAAAACAGGGAACCGATGCTTTTTGGTTGACCGACTCTCTCCTGAGAGCAATCCAAGCAGTAAAATCCAATGGCCATTTGCACTGCACGACCGACATGCATGTCCGTGCCCGCGTGTAGTGTACCAACCAACCAAAGCAGTACCATTGCATGAAGTAATAAAACTTTGGTGGAGCAATCAAACCGTGTTTGTTGGTTTAGATGTCGCCCTTGTCCTAGCCGCGTGCATCGATCGCTAGCTGCACCAGCGAACACGTCAAAGGTTTGGAGGCCATGACAAGTCTACTCTGGACTGGAGGCCAGGAAAAAGGATGGCTGGAAGCGTCATGTCACGACTCCACCCCCATGCATCTCCCTCATCCACACCTGCCCGTCTTTCCATCCATCTTTCTCTCTTTTACCAAATGTCACGGGCAAAAGCGCTGAGTGAGAGACCAACCACTCCCTCTGCAGCAGCCCCCCCTCTTATCTGCACAGGAGCCTGCTTAATCCGCGATCCACGACATGACATGCATCATCCTAGCACAAATATTTAACTATTGCACCAATCACATCTTGGATCTTAATAAACTTAATAATAAGAACCACTAGGTCGAGGAACAAGATGTACGTACTCGGTTTAAAAAGGAATTAATGTTGGCTTGGAAAAACAGCGATAATCGTATATATAGTCAAAGGAAGGTGCAACGTTGTTGGCCATGGCCGCCATTTTGTCAACGCCGGGCCTGCATTTTCTGCTCACACCAAATCGACGATGCAGCAAAGTCATTACCAGACGTCTCTATAGAGAGAAAGATGATTTGCATTGCAGCGGTATATATCATATCACATATCAATCATCCTTTAGCTTTATCCAAAGGAAAAAAGAGGCTGCGTTCGCAAAGGAAGGAAAGTTGGGAAGCATCAACAACTCTGCCGGCTCCAAAGTTCAAACCAAAGGTAATAAGAAACGAAGGAACCTCTCCAAGAATAGTTGTTACACGCCAACCTACCCCCATACATTACATACTACGTAAACATTAATCGTCTACGATTAACCAACCCATATGTCATCATCATACACGTATCTATGAGCTATTTCTACTATATCTCTAGCGGCGGCCAGCACACCGTCTCCTTTGCTTCACGGCTTCTCCAGCTGGCTGTCGAGGCCGACGGCGTTGTGCTTCCGCGACGGCCCCGACGGCGTCACCGAGCCCCTCGGCAGGAACCCGAAGAAATGGTTGGCCGCCCCTCGCTCCAGCGGCCGGCCCCTGAAGGGCTGCATGCCTCTCGAGGCCTCGCAGCTGGAGCTCGACGCCATGgcgaggaggatgaggaggagcAGGGGCAGGACGTACCACCGGAGCTGCGGCGGTAGAAGAGTCGTCCGCCTGCCGCTCGTTCGCCCCATGTAGGTACGTAGGGTACGGAGCGATGCACGGAAGGAGAAGGTGGTCGATGAGGAGGGGAGCGTTGGTGGCGCCAGCCGCCAGGTGTGGAGGTTTGTGGTTTGAGGAAGATGTACGTGATGACTGGTGAAGGTTTCGGAGAGTGCAAATGGCGGGGGGCAGGCGTGGAGGAGGGAGGCGATGCTGGTAGACAGGCGCTTGGAGAGAATGTGCGCGTGGACAGTGAGGAGTCGTCAAATTTATATAGGAGCTTTCCTTTCCTCCCTAGCTTGGACTTGTTCACaagcaagggggagagaaagATATGCAATCTACATGCATGATGTCATTTTCTGGTTACCGTGTGTTTGCAATAAATCCCTGGCTGCTTTAATAGTGCCTCATATATAATTATATAGCACACTGTGAGTCTGTGACATGACAATTTACGTACCGATCGACTAGTATCACGCTGAGCAATGAGAGGGGAAAAGCCTTGTCAGCCTGCAAGTAAAGCCTATTTTCTGCATAGTCAGATCAGCTAGTAATTCACAGTTTGCAAGACTGAGAAACTCGGGGTTGTCTACACGCGAGGATAATTTTGTGCCTGCGCCGGGCCCGGTGCGCTCCTATAGTCTACGAGCAAATCGTTCGAGTTGGTGCAGAGGGGATGGGAATTAATGAATGTGCTCATCTACCTCTAGCGACATGGCCTAGGATAGGATACATTTTTGAA contains:
- the LOC125541722 gene encoding uncharacterized protein LOC125541722, encoding MGRTSGRRTTLLPPQLRWYVLPLLLLILLAMASSSSCEASRGMQPFRGRPLERGAANHFFGFLPRGSVTPSGPSRKHNAVGLDSQLEKP